The DNA region CGGTGTCTCGCACACCCCCGGCTCGTCGTCCGCGCCCACGGCGCAGTGCATCCGTACCGTGCGGTCCGAGGGCCCCATGAGGGTCAGTACGGACGTGAGATCGCCGCCGGTCGCGTTGCGGTAGTACGTACGCGCCCAGGTGTCCCGTCCCTGTGTCAGCACGCAGGTCTGTGCCTCGATGCCGTCGGGGGACGCGAGTTCGGGACCGCAGCGGGCGGCCGTGGCGAGGCCCAGGCCGAGCGTCAGGGGGCTCTCGGAGGGCGCGGAACGAGGCTCGGGCGCCTTTGGTGCGCCGGCGCGACCGGTGGCGGCAGCAGGCGCGTCGTCGGAACCACGGGCGCCCGAGGCGCGTACGGCGTCGTCGGAGGCGCGTGAGCCGTCGTCGGAGGTCCGTGGGGTCGCGGAATCCACGTCACCCACAGGTCCCGCGGAGGCCACGGCCAGTGGCAGAGCGGCCATGAGCGCCACCACGCCCGCCAGCGCGATCGGGCGGACTCTTCGAGGGCCTGGGGCTCGTCGTCCCCGGGAGTGGCGCAGCATGAAAGGAACATAACGAGCGAGAGCGGGCGCGCGGCTCGCCGCGCGCCCGGTTTCCCTACAACTCGGGGGCGCTCACACCCGTACGGGTGAGGGCCTCCACCACGGCGTCCACGACTGCCTCGACATCGGGCACCCAGGGGGCGGCCGAGCCGGGCAGCGGAGCCCGCTCCCAGCGGAGCTGACCCTGGCCGGTCTCGGACGGAGGCAGCGCCACATAGCCGCCCTCTCCGTGGAAGCGCAGCGAGCCAGGAACGTGGTCCTGGGCGTAGAGCAACTCGCCGAGCTGCTCCAGGGAGTACGGCTTCACGAGCAGCGCCCAGCGCGTCGGGGACGCGATCACGGGGCCGAGGCGCATCCCCATGTGGTCGAGCGCGAGGAGCGCGCGGGACGCGGCGAGCGCCGGCAGGCTCACCGCACAGGGGGCCTTGTCCCCGGTGGCCAGGATGATCGGCGCCGCGGGCCGGTTCGTCCACCACCAGCGCACCATCCGCTCGTCGGTGGTGGCCGCAAGGAGGCCGGGGTCGAAGGGATGGGCACCGGGCACTGTGCATTCCGGGTCGGGACACGCACAGCGGGCCCGCCCCTGCGGGTCCGCCGCCACTCCCGGGAGTACGGGCCACTGCCATGCGGTCGCGAAGGTCAGGGCCGCGCCGAGCATCTCAGGCTGTCCGCCGTTTCGCTTGGACAGGAGCCTGCGTCGCCTTCCGAGGATCTCGCGCATGAGCGCTCGTTCCTTTCCGTTGCACGCCTGGCAACACCGAGGACCACATCACATCATGTGTCGATCACTTCACTGTGCGTACCTACTGGCGCATCACACCCCCGTCCGAGACAAGGGGAACCCGTATGGGCCGAGCGTTGGGCTGTGTCCGTGTCCATACTGCGTCTGGCTAAAGCACGGGCATGGCGTGGGGTGGCGAGGCCTGGCGTTTGCCGTCGCGCGTATTTCTCGCCGCCTCCGCCACGGGAGGATGGGGCACGGTCGTCGATGGTTAAGACGCCCGGGTCCGTCGCCAGGTTCCGGGACGATCCCAACCATCCCTGGCCTTCACCGAGTACGTACCCATCACGACCGCTGTGACGCTCCGTCGAACAAGGCCAGTCGACCTCAATACGCCGAGACTCGAGTCAGTTTTAAGCCAACTTTGCATTTCCGCAACGGTCCCACGGACACCAGGAATCCCGGCAGGACAATGCTGGACATCCCCTCACGAGTGCGTGTACATGTGGAGACACTGCTAGCGGCGCAGAATGACATGGGGGTTTGCGATGCTATTGAGCAATACGCACCGGTCGGAAAGCCGGACGCCATGAACGCCCCTCACCTCCCGAAAGTGGCCGGAATCGATTCAACGGTTCCATCGCCCGCACACACTGTCGCGCCCGCGCCTGCCGCCCCGGGTACCTCTTCGACCACTTCTCCACACGCCCCCGGGGCCGTTCTCCAGGACAGACTCGCAGGTTGGGTCTCTGATCTCACCACTCTGCACGAGCTGACCGAGCGCCTGGCGCGCACCGCCGCACTGCCGGACGCGCTGCAGGAGCTGCTGCGCGCCGGAGCCGCCCTCGTGGGCGCCCGGCGCGGTCTCGTGGTCCTGGAACCGGGCGACGGACTCGGCCCCGACACGACCATCGGCCTGGGACTCGCCCGAGCCGATCTCGGCCACATCGAGACCGTCCCGCGCAGCGCCATGTCGTACGGCAAGATCCTCGACGGTCTCCCCGGGGGCGAGGGCGAGATCTCCCAGCCGGATCTCCTGTCCGAGGACGGCCTCGACCCGCGCCACCGCGAGGTCGCCGCCCGCCTCGGCTACGCCGCGAGCTACGCGCTCCCGCTGTCCACGGAGGCGGCGGGCCGCCTGGGCGCCGCCGTGTGGCTGTACGACGAGCCCGCCGAGCCGGTCGAGCGCCAGCGGCACCTGGTGGGTCTGTACGCGCGCTACGCGGCCGAGCACCTGGCCCGGCTGGTGGAACTGGACCGCACGCGCGCGTGCATGGCGACCATCTCCGAGGAGCTGCTCCCCTCGCGGCTGCCCCGTGTCTCCG from Streptomyces sp. NBC_00258 includes:
- a CDS encoding PP2C family protein-serine/threonine phosphatase, with translation MLDIPSRVRVHVETLLAAQNDMGVCDAIEQYAPVGKPDAMNAPHLPKVAGIDSTVPSPAHTVAPAPAAPGTSSTTSPHAPGAVLQDRLAGWVSDLTTLHELTERLARTAALPDALQELLRAGAALVGARRGLVVLEPGDGLGPDTTIGLGLARADLGHIETVPRSAMSYGKILDGLPGGEGEISQPDLLSEDGLDPRHREVAARLGYAASYALPLSTEAAGRLGAAVWLYDEPAEPVERQRHLVGLYARYAAEHLARLVELDRTRACMATISEELLPSRLPRVSGVQLAARHRTGPRGGGDWYDALPLPDAALGLAVGSVTGSGPSAVAAMGRLRASLRAYAVMEGEDPVAVLSDLELLLRLTEPARSATALFAYCEPALRKVTLAGAGHSPPLVIGERRTEYVETSLSAPLGMLACWEAPSVEFQAEAGETVLLYTDGLLHRTGDPMDRAFSRLHAAAASVPRALRTDPGAVADHVLRSVLPDGLDVADSDEDVVLLAARFE
- a CDS encoding bifunctional DNA primase/polymerase; translated protein: MREILGRRRRLLSKRNGGQPEMLGAALTFATAWQWPVLPGVAADPQGRARCACPDPECTVPGAHPFDPGLLAATTDERMVRWWWTNRPAAPIILATGDKAPCAVSLPALAASRALLALDHMGMRLGPVIASPTRWALLVKPYSLEQLGELLYAQDHVPGSLRFHGEGGYVALPPSETGQGQLRWERAPLPGSAAPWVPDVEAVVDAVVEALTRTGVSAPEL